TGCCTGAAATTGTTCCGACTTCCACTGGATTGGCCGGATCCGATACGTCGACAACCGCTATTCCATTGTTTAAGCCCATTAAGGCGTACTCGTTGCCATTGTTCATATCCACATGCCCCCAGATATCGCTCGCACTGCTGGGAGTACTACTGAACGAAGGTAAAGGCAATTGTGCAACAAGATCTATATTGGCGCATTCATATCCGTCGGCCGCTCCGTTTTGACAAGTCACTTGCGTTTTTTGAACGGTGGCAGCGTGTTGATAAGCGGCAGTGAATTTTTCCACTTCCTGTACACGTTGACTGCTCAGACCGGCGCTATCACTAACAACTTTAAATCCAAGAGCTTCAACTTGTGCGCGAAACTCGAAGGGTATGCCAAGCAGAGTTACCGGATTGTTGATGTCGTCACGTTTGGCAAAGCCGTCCGCTGTGGTGTAACCGCCCATCAAAGGAACTTTGTCTCCGAGAAAATGCACCACGTCTTCTGCAGCAACCTCGTAAGTACCAGTTGCAATGTGCACGTGACTGGACTTGGCCGCCTGGTCGATCGCGTACTTGATACTATTGCAGGGTAAATCTGGATCGAGACAATCCTTAGAGTCATTCCCGTCCAAAGCTACGAAGTGGGTGGCATGGGTTTCGCCGTCGGCAAAAACTGGTGGGTGCCACAATGAAACTAGCAGAATGAGTATGAAAATTTGTTTTAACATGACTTGTAAACTGTTTAGGGCGAGCCCCATTATAGAATGCCTTTGCTAATTTGGGT
This genomic stretch from Gammaproteobacteria bacterium harbors:
- a CDS encoding sodium:calcium exchanger, whose protein sequence is MLKQIFILILLVSLWHPPVFADGETHATHFVALDGNDSKDCLDPDLPCNSIKYAIDQAAKSSHVHIATGTYEVAAEDVVHFLGDKVPLMGGYTTADGFAKRDDINNPVTLLGIPFEFRAQVEALGFKVVSDSAGLSSQRVQEVEKFTAAYQHAATVQKTQVTCQNGAADGYECANIDLVAQLPLPSFSSTPSSASDIWGHVDMNNGNEYALMGLNNGIAVVDVSDPANPVEVGTISG